AATCTTTTGCTTCTTCCATGTCTGcatattgttttcattttaaaaaaatattaatcatattttaaaatattgagaatTCAAATTTAGCTTGAATAAGTTATTTTGAGACAACGGAAACtacatatttatcatttttatatttttcatttcattatatttatttatgtatcctattcttatttacttatatttattattctctttatttaatttttttagtgagaggtttataatcttatttttatttctatttattattttatttatataatttatttagtgagtgttcataattttatattttttatttaatttatttagtgagATGTTTGTAATTTCATTCTATTCATATTTGTTATTCAAGttacttaatttatttagtgAAGCAttcataatcttattttttatttatttaatttaattagtgaaatatgtataatttcattttttttattattctatttatttaatttatttagtggAGTGTTCATGTTTTTTCCAAAAAATTTGTGTAATGatgacttttctttttataattcaattagacattaaaatacaaaactacaaaattacttttttcaTACTTTAATCGTACAGAAATGCaacatattattttcaatttgttaaatttataatttttccatttaatTCTCATACATTAATAATCATCTTAACTTCACTTTTATGTCAAATTCAACTCATAATTCTACTCTAATCTTATCTCTAGAAACTTTAAATCTATGATAACTCATTCAATATTTCAAATTCTTGAATCCTAAATAAGTGAAAGGGTATTGCTCCCTTTATCTTCCCAAGTGAGACTTTTACCTccctactattttaatttatttcaaaaatattctacaccttcccactattttcttttattccaaaaataccctacatctccccattatccttaaccatttttatctttctctctctctacattaatggagcatttataTGGATGGatcatttacatgactcaaatatgaacttgtgatatattttcttaaacaagtttcattcaatcttatttttgctgttgaatatatttttttcttttcaaattacttaataaatggtaaaattttgttctaaatttctagaaaaatgtttatatatatgtgtgttttatttacatataatatctataatttttaacataaaattcaaagggaacttcaatattagtacttccgtacttccaccatttccattttataaaattaaaagttagatgcaaatacaaaataataaacataataatattaatagtaaataatgataNNNNNNNNNNNNNNNNNNNNNNNNNNNNNNNNNNNNNNNNNNNNNNNNNNNNNNNNNNNNNNNNNNNNNNNNNNNNNNNNNNNNNNNNNNNNNNNNNNNNNNNNNNNNNNNNNNNNNNNNNNNNNNNNNNNNNNNNNNNNNNNNNNNNNNNNNNNNNNNNNNNNNNNNNNNNNNNNNNNNNNNNNNNNNNNNNNNNNNNNNNNNNNNNNNNNNNNNNNNNNNNNNNNNNNNNNNNNNNNNNNNNNNNNNNNNNNNNNNNNNNNNNNNNNNNNNNNNNNNNNNNNNNNNNNNNNNNNNNNNNNNNNNNNNNNNNNNNNNNNNNNNNNNNNNNNNNNNNNNNNNNNNNNNNNNNNNNNNNNNNNNNNNNNNNNNNNNNNNNNNNNNNNNNNNNNNNNNNNNNNNNNNNNNNNNNNNNNNNNNNNNNNNNNNNNNNNNNNNNNNNNNNNNNNNNNNNNNNNNNNNNNNNNNNNNNNNNNNNNNNNNNNNNNNNNNNNNNNNNNNNNNNNNNNNNNNNNNNNNNNNNNNNNNNNNNNNNNNNNNNNNNNNNNNNNNNNNNNNNNNNNNNNNNNNNNNNNNNNNNNNNNNNNNNNNNNNNNNNNNNNNNNNNNNNNNNNNNNNNNNNNNNNNNNNNNNNNNNNNNNNNNNNNNNNNNNNNNNNNNNNNNNNNNNNNNNNNNNNNNNNNNNNNNNNNNNNNNNNNNNNNNNNNNNNNNNNNNNNNNNNNNNNNNNNNNNNNNNNNNNNNNNNNNNNNNNNNNNNNNNNNNNNNNNNNNNNNNNNNNNNNNNNNNNNNNNNNNNNNNNNNNNNNNNNNNNNNNNNNNNNNNNNNNNNNNNNNNNNNNNNNNNNNNNNNNNNNNNNNNNNNNNNNNNNNNNNNNNNNNNNNNNNNNNNNNNNNNNNNNNNNNNNNNNNNNNNNNNNNNNNNNNNNNNNNNNNNNNNNNNNNNNNNNNNNNNNNNNNNNNNNNNNNNNNNNNNNNNNNNNNNNNtttttttttatattttaagtatttaataatatttttatatcatttatctaataaattaaatattttattaatgttatttgaatcaaacatgtcggtgagttaaaacataatataatgttaaaaattatagatattatatgtaaaaaaaaacacacacatatataaacatttttctagaaatttagaacaaaattttatcatttagtaaatagtttgaaaagaaaaaaatatatttaacaggaaaaataagattgaatcaaacttatttaagaaagtatatcacaagttcaaatttgagtcatgtaaatattccattaatgagtcatgtaaatgctccattaatatagagagaaagagaaatattgttAAGAATAGTGGAAAaatgtagggtatttttggaataaaagagaataatgagaagatgtaaaatatttttgaaataaattaaaatagtggggaggtacaggtcccacttgcgAAGgggtagggagcaacaccctaagtgaaattatgttttaagttCAAAAGTTTAAGATTAGTAATGAATCTAAGTTTTCTGCTTAGATAATCAAGTTTTCTACTTAGATACAAACATCCAGTGTTTAGTTTTACTTCTCAGTccaaatcatatttttcaatatattaaaaaatatatatcaaacttGAAATCAATCCacatcaaaaattaaatatagaaatttaatactaataagaattgaaaaaacatatattattaatctaaatgcctgaaaattattttaaagccATTAGGCCTTAATACGTGGGGCAGCCAAGCCCATCAGACTAAGGGTGCCTTAGCCTTAGAAGGGGCTTTTCTAAAATCAGATCTTTCATTAAGCcattttcccttctctctctaaaaccaGGTTCTTCAAATCCTCTGTCTTCTCTCTAGCTTTACTCTCCATTGAACCGTTCAAATCTTACTTGGGTGCTGCCAAACCGTTCCTGGCGTCAAGGGCTTCACTTCGAACCGATTACTTTCTCTGTCTCCTTCTGGTAAGTTGTTTCCCTGTTTCCTCTGCCATTTTCGAAACCTAGGATTTGGGGTTTTACTGATTTAAAGCACCCTTTTCTGATTTCTATTGTGTTCTAGCCCTAAGAGTTGTTCTccatcaccaatttggtgatttgtaggttctgtaAGTGCATCGTTGTGTGGGTCATTGTTAGGGTGTTTTCTGTAGACTGTACGGGACAACCTAGAGataaggggagctagttatatttctttgaattatttatttattctgtatgtatggaattttattttggtgtgttgttttggaaaatgatgaaaaattagTATGCTTAATCTATGATGGCTTGTCAAGTAgtgattttattgaattaaatggTTGTAGATTAGACTGTTATGAGTTGCTTGGGGgtagaaaattatattctagTACTGTTAAAATGGGGAATCAATTTCTGGGGTAGTGCTTTATGGAGTAGTTCATGGTGGTGTTGATTGGGTTTCATTAAGTATGAGAAAGTAAAAATTTTAGACTGTGTAAATGGTGCAGGTTTTAAGAaagaagtagaaaataaaagaaaaaaaaaaacaaatgggAGAAGGTGGGCCGTGAGAGGATGGGAGGTTTATGTTTCTGGAGTTGAAAAGAATAGGaggaattttagtttttttagtgGAGGTGCCAGGGAGTTAGGTTTtggaaaatttaatatttggaaGGCTTTAATGGATTGGATgtagacaaaaatataattaatataatataatatattatgtaatatatataagataGAGAGATTTTCGGatcttaatattaataatatatatatatatatatatatatatatatatatatatatatatatatatagagagagagagagagagagatagatagatagatagatagatagatagataagGTAGGACTTACGTAAGTTTATGCAGGTGTTGGGttcatagtttattatttattttaaaaagaaaaagttgttgtatTGATTAGAAAATGGAGATTGatagataatattatattttatattatatctaatgattatttttttattatgattcttgtatattatataataatatataatttttatacaaattatatatatgtatgttaaaatttttaagtgaGCATTAAACTTTTAGTTAAAGTATTTGTTACTTCTGTTAGCAATAATAGTCAGGAGTTGGTATGAAAGGGGAGAATCAGAGAAGGGGTTCTGGTTCCTTTTTGTTTGTTCCTCATTTTATGGTTGATCAAATGATAGTTACTTGGTTTATGGAACATGGTTTAATATAAGGCCTTGTCTTTAAAACTTTAACATGTGTGTTGATTATAATCCAAAGTATAGGAGTTCGAAAGTAAAGAGGTATGAATTCCATGTTGTTCATGGTATGTTTCAAAGTATATTATAATTCATGTTAGTAAGTGTGATTCAAAGTGtcgaatctcttggtgagattcttagtgttttaaaatgaaagtaggggctcagtcttgggagtcattctgacgcttcaatggtcaatcaaactcacttagagaggttgaaccatgtggtgagaagtagcaggaggtccttagtcttgggggctcccagtatgcctcaaggcgcggaacggactaacctcgtgagtgtggcagggtggggaacccaagtttcataagtcaccacgggtgcaagactcgtcatagcccgactatcattttaaagtccggacgagtcaagtctagaatgaACATTGCTTATGTTGTATTTCTTACTATTTTGATCTAAGTTCACTCTTGTATGATTATATGTTTAATCtgatacatgtttttttatataattagctcacccttgcattgcTTGTGTTGTGCCATGTTTGTGTGTGCTTTCctgttgcgatgatcatccattttggatgtgagcagagaaGAATGAGGTCTCCCTAGAGAACGTCTCGGAAGGAAATGAAGATGCTGCTGCGTAGACTCTTTAGGATTTCTGGGCCTGTTGAGCCCTTTTGGAacacttttaaatttatgtcaTTTTGAGATACTCTAGCACTTTAAGTTTCAAAGTCTTACTCAATTtgtggatgactgtaatcctcaTACTTTAAATTACtctaactgctttctagtattgtATGTGGTGACgtcttattttatatacatgACGTATATAATGAGGATGTCACAATTaacaacaacacaaaattacaaaaacttgAAAAGACTAtgatgagataaaaaaaacgcaataaaataaatcatttcataaatcaaaattaataatatactaAAGTCAACTTTTCGGAAAAAAAGaagttgataaaatataatttctataaattaatttaaatataaaccgACTTTTAtctagttaaaatatattttttaaaattcagagTCTGagattttttgtgttgtttcgGAGTCGTGTCTTCAAAAtgtactaatattttatatttacaaatatattaaacaccgttttaatgtatattataaaGGTACACTAGAAAGATAACccaaaaaatcaataaaatccaGATTATAATATCTTCTTCTATGATTACTTAATAACTCTTTCTCCATAACATTAGTTAAGAAATGCAATCTCAGAACTTGTAAAATACACAAAGCTTTGAACTTAACATAGGTGAATGCTTGACCTTATGACCTGATATCAGAAATGCTGTGTGTCAAGAATTATTACAGCAAGACCCGTAAACAGATTACTCAAAAAagcatataaaaaatacaagcACACTTAAAACATCTGTAATCTTAACAGATAAGTGAATCTATGAACTTCTGCAGATGATCACTTACGATCACAGATGGTTGTCGTTTGTCATTAAGTACACAGAGAGGCACAGAgctaaaactaataaaaaatgcatAATACACAAAATGTAGAATCATTGTTACCGCTGGATACATAGCCAAGCTCAACATTGCAGTGAGATTGCTGATAATAGCACCCCAACAAAGGTTATGGTTACACAAGTTCAATGTATGCCATAGGTGCATTATCACCTCGTCTTGGTAGGGTTCTTATAATTCTTGTGTAACCCCCATTTCTTTCACCATAACGCTCTGGCACCTCTGCAAATAAAGCATGCACAATCTGCTTCTCATAGATGAACCCAAGGGCTTGTCTCCTTTTATGAAGGGATCCATCCTTTGCTAAAGTTATCATTTTATCAACATACTTCCTAATTGCACTGGCCCTTGCTCTGGTGGTCTTGATACGACCGTATTTGAGGAGCTGAGTTGTAAGGCCTCGAATGAGCGCACGGCGCTGATCAGGTGGCCTGTTGAGTTTGGGTACCCGCCTCCCATGTCTCATGGCAAATACTCGACCACCATTGTCAATAATCGTAAAGGAGTGATCAAAGCCGGTGTATTCTGTAACATGGAGATGAAATTGGAATTGATGTCAAAGGAAACAGGACTACTATATTTCATAGTATAATGGGTACAATTGGGAAGCAGAGATTATTCACTCACAACAACCTCAAAGGCAATGTTAGAATATGATTTCTTCACTTTATCCAATAAGAGAAAGAGGCCTATCAGATTAAGGACTACTTTTTTATGGTTAAATCACATGCATTGCCTGTAGgagaaaatttaatttgaagcaaAAGCATCCATAAGATGGTGGAACTAGCTTTCTCATTAGATGTCTTTTTCACATACAAGTTCCAAATCAGAAATCTATAATTAAGGAGAACCAAGCATATACCACTTTAACCAGCCATACCACAAAGACTGCTTAATTTGAAAACAGATTTTTGTACTTTTAGAAACACTTAAAAATACTGCAtcattttcactttatttcCAATATCCAAAGCCATGTGATTGGTGGATAGAGTTTCGAATGCATGTATACTAAATTCTTGAGTAATTATTTGTAGAGAAAAGTATTTACTCACCCAATCACAAATCGTTATAATGATGAGTTTGTCAAacttaacaataaatattttacaagttACATTTACTATGATCATTGGTTAGTATTGCAAAAAAGTGCAAAGAATTAAACTCAAATCAAAATACAGATAACAACAGTTAACTAAATTTGAAGGCTTAAGCATCTAAATGCTAATGGATTTCAATATCCCAAAAGTTCCTCTCATAGCTGTAATCAATAAATCTAACACCAAATGAACCCTCTTTCCCTCACACAATGCAATGCTCTCCACAACGGATTCAATTCAAGAACTACTTATAGTTTTTCTGTGAACAACtgataattgttttaaaaacgataaaatataaacaaaacatcAACCAGAAATGAAGATAAATCAACGAAGCAATAAGTCTAATTAACACAACCCTATTGAAGAAGATAGCAAAACAAAACCGAGTAATAGCAAAGCAACGCATTAAAAGAAAAGCAGATAGAAAGGGGAATGGGTGGTAGTGAATGAGTACCTGAAGCAGAAGAAGGAGCGGAGAAGAAGAGGGGGTTAAGAGGGGTTAGACCGGTGAAACTGGTGAGAAGGGATTTGGGTTTGGTTCGAGAAATTCGGAGTTTCATTGAAGAAGGCGAAGAAGATGCGGCGACAGAGAAGCGCACTgaagaggaaaatgaaga
Above is a genomic segment from Vigna radiata var. radiata cultivar VC1973A chromosome 10, Vradiata_ver6, whole genome shotgun sequence containing:
- the LOC106775059 gene encoding 50S ribosomal protein L17, chloroplastic, producing the protein MASVSVMATSSDSRWSMSSLRSALPSPSSPPSSFSSSVRFSVAASSSPSSMKLRISRTKPKSLLTSFTGLTPLNPLFFSAPSSASEYTGFDHSFTIIDNGGRVFAMRHGRRVPKLNRPPDQRRALIRGLTTQLLKYGRIKTTRARASAIRKYVDKMITLAKDGSLHKRRQALGFIYEKQIVHALFAEVPERYGERNGGYTRIIRTLPRRGDNAPMAYIELV